The following are encoded together in the Gammaproteobacteria bacterium genome:
- a CDS encoding S8 family serine peptidase, whose protein sequence is MSEKRAVLTLWRNGESLTAVKVADQLSLRLVSGGSFDALLEQNSLSLVRYLARQNLYLVKVKEASQLGAAKQSLRSSPEVQFVSHVYSQEDMSNSHFYLMDQVTVSFSSMTTDASIEALSERYGLQLLKKLRFEHAYLFVLNADATVNPIKLCNALAEENEVILAEPNLAYLSQACQIPTDTEFEKQWHLNHNGGPFLNPSSHIDAPRAWSVTEGERSVVVALMDDSIELQHADFQGRNKTVAPVDFAERDRDPSPGFSASHGTACAGLAVAESNGRGVVGVAPNCALMPIRFRALDDDSMVEMFEWAVDHGASVISCSWNAGSGHFPLSLRQHRILSYAARKGRGGKGCVILFAAGNDNRPLNGLQEELWGSGRWHNGYAAHPDVIAVSACTSQAKKALYSNWGKEVSICAPSSNGLPQNSDNSHVRVRLRGRTIVTTDNSGSAGASPSSYRYDFGGTSAACPIAAGVAALVLSANPDLSAAEVKDILQRSADKIVDSQPRCAAG, encoded by the coding sequence ATGAGTGAAAAACGCGCTGTCTTAACGCTGTGGCGTAACGGTGAATCTTTAACGGCTGTGAAAGTAGCAGACCAACTTAGCCTGCGTCTTGTCTCAGGCGGTTCTTTTGATGCGTTGTTGGAGCAAAATTCGCTCTCTCTGGTGCGTTATTTGGCACGTCAAAACCTTTATCTGGTGAAGGTCAAAGAGGCGAGCCAATTGGGGGCAGCGAAACAGAGTTTACGTTCATCCCCTGAGGTGCAGTTTGTCTCTCATGTTTATTCTCAAGAGGATATGTCGAACAGTCACTTTTATCTTATGGATCAGGTTACGGTCTCTTTTTCCTCCATGACCACTGATGCCTCTATTGAGGCGTTAAGTGAACGTTACGGTTTACAGTTGTTGAAAAAGTTACGTTTTGAGCATGCGTATCTGTTTGTTTTGAATGCGGATGCAACAGTGAATCCGATCAAACTCTGCAATGCTCTGGCTGAAGAGAATGAGGTGATTTTGGCCGAACCGAACTTGGCCTATCTGAGCCAAGCGTGCCAAATTCCGACGGACACGGAGTTTGAAAAGCAGTGGCACTTAAACCATAACGGTGGCCCATTTTTAAACCCCAGTTCTCACATTGATGCGCCCCGTGCTTGGTCGGTGACTGAGGGTGAGCGTTCGGTGGTGGTGGCACTAATGGATGACTCCATTGAGTTGCAGCATGCGGATTTTCAAGGCCGTAATAAAACAGTCGCTCCGGTGGATTTTGCTGAGCGGGATCGTGATCCCTCACCCGGTTTTAGCGCGAGCCACGGGACAGCGTGTGCTGGTTTGGCGGTGGCGGAATCCAATGGCCGTGGTGTGGTGGGTGTGGCACCGAACTGTGCTTTGATGCCGATTCGTTTTAGGGCACTTGATGATGATTCGATGGTGGAGATGTTTGAGTGGGCAGTGGATCACGGTGCCAGCGTGATTTCGTGCAGTTGGAATGCGGGCAGTGGTCATTTTCCCCTTTCGCTGCGTCAACATCGTATTTTAAGTTACGCCGCTCGTAAGGGGCGTGGTGGCAAAGGCTGTGTGATTTTATTTGCGGCGGGTAACGATAATCGCCCCTTGAATGGGCTTCAAGAAGAGTTGTGGGGCAGTGGTCGCTGGCATAATGGCTATGCGGCTCACCCCGATGTGATTGCGGTTTCGGCCTGCACCAGTCAGGCAAAAAAAGCCTTGTACAGCAACTGGGGCAAAGAGGTTTCGATCTGTGCGCCGAGCAGCAATGGCTTGCCACAAAACAGTGACAACTCTCATGTTCGAGTCAGATTGAGGGGGAGAACAATCGTTACCACCGATAATTCAGGCAGTGCAGGTGCCTCGCCCAGCTCCTATCGTTACGATTTTGGGGGTACATCAGCGGCCTGCCCGATTGCCGCAGGCGTGGCCGCGTTGGTGTTGTCGGCCAATCCTGATTTGAGCGCCGCAGAGGTCAAAGATATTTTGCAGCGCAGTGCGGATAAAATTGTAGATTCACAGCCCCGATGCGCAGCTGGATAA
- a CDS encoding SH3 domain-containing protein, giving the protein MNAHRAVQEAQRRRGRRFPAPAARVEPSTELLFGTVNALVLNLRPRPSTAKPPILQLRRGMQVEVLDRLGSWYRIQAGSVAGYVSRRFITLLR; this is encoded by the coding sequence GTGAACGCCCATCGTGCCGTGCAGGAAGCGCAACGTCGGCGTGGACGGCGTTTTCCGGCTCCCGCAGCACGAGTGGAACCCAGCACAGAGCTGTTGTTCGGTACCGTCAATGCGTTGGTGCTGAATTTGCGCCCTCGACCTTCTACCGCCAAACCGCCTATTTTACAGTTGCGCCGAGGGATGCAGGTGGAGGTGTTGGATCGTCTCGGTTCGTGGTATCGGATTCAAGCGGGCAGTGTGGCAGGTTACGTCAGTCGTCGATTCATTACCCTGTTGAGGTAA
- a CDS encoding DUF2956 domain-containing protein, producing the protein MSRYSKKQSVSEETQQEALKIAKQTQRPGQNKEQTRLIALGVQKGIELYKKQQKSVARERDKLRKKALKQGQDVMESRPEKAPFFQRSAVPWFLLLLSWVGFLLFTLFLRDL; encoded by the coding sequence ATGTCACGTTACTCAAAAAAACAGAGCGTCTCGGAAGAGACTCAGCAAGAGGCGCTGAAAATCGCCAAGCAGACGCAGCGACCTGGGCAAAACAAGGAGCAGACGCGACTGATTGCACTGGGGGTGCAAAAAGGCATTGAGTTGTATAAAAAACAGCAAAAATCAGTGGCGCGTGAGCGCGACAAACTGCGCAAAAAGGCCTTAAAACAGGGGCAGGATGTAATGGAGTCTCGGCCTGAAAAAGCACCTTTTTTTCAGCGCAGTGCGGTGCCGTGGTTTTTGTTGCTGCTCAGTTGGGTCGGTTTTTTGCTGTTCACGCTATTTCTGCGAGACCTCTAA
- a CDS encoding thioredoxin domain-containing protein, translating into MGDRNAGLFLPKSNAILPNQQSNPMSDSTIVSPIFSVDYENFQHEVIDASHQRPILVDLWADWCGPCLVIAPILKQLIEAYDGELLLAKVELDEGKNMKLAGQYQVRGFPTLILFQNGAEQGRFHGAKPRHFIEAFIQQHAQF; encoded by the coding sequence ATGGGAGATCGTAATGCAGGGCTGTTTTTGCCAAAATCCAACGCAATATTACCCAACCAGCAGAGCAACCCCATGTCCGACAGCACAATCGTTAGCCCCATCTTTAGCGTCGATTATGAAAATTTCCAACACGAGGTGATCGACGCTTCACATCAGCGCCCCATTTTGGTGGATCTGTGGGCTGATTGGTGCGGGCCCTGCTTGGTCATTGCGCCCATCCTAAAACAACTGATCGAAGCGTACGACGGTGAGCTGCTACTGGCCAAAGTGGAGCTTGATGAGGGCAAAAACATGAAGCTGGCGGGGCAATATCAGGTGCGCGGTTTTCCGACCCTGATTTTATTCCAGAACGGCGCGGAACAGGGGCGGTTTCATGGCGCGAAACCGCGCCACTTTATCGAGGCGTTTATTCAGCAGCACGCTCAATTTTAA
- the ilvD gene encoding dihydroxy-acid dehydratase — protein sequence MPRYRSHTSTQGRNMAGARALWRATGMKDDDFKNKPIIAVCNSFTQFVPGHVHLKDLGQLVCREIEAAGGVAKEFNTIAVDDGIAMGHDGMLYSLPSREIIADSVEYMANAHCADALVCISNCDKITPGMLNAAMRLNIPAIFVSGGPMEAGKAVIHEQTISLDLVDAMIAGASPNVSDEDVATLERSACPTCGSCSGMFTANSMNCLTEALGLSLPGNGSLLATHADREELFKRAGRRIVGLARRYYEEDDESVLPRKVACKAAFENAMCLDIAMGGSTNTILHLLAAAEEGEVDFDMSDIDRLSRKVPQFCKVAPSTPKYHMEDVHRAGGVMAILGELARAGLLHTEINTIHGYSVAEMIEQWDITVSKDPAVLDFYRAAPGGVPTQVAFSQNKRYATLDDDRENGCVRSLANAYSQDGGLAVLSGNIALDGCVVKTAGVDDSILVFSGPARIFASQDTAVEAILGDKIVAGDVVVIRYEGPRGGPGMQEMLYPTTYLKSKDLGKACALLTDGRFSGGTSGLSIGHVSPEAAEGGAIALIEEGDTIEIDIPNRSINVAVSDEVLIERRAVMDAKGTEGWQAGPRPRKVTAALKAYAAMTTSAARGAVRDVDQL from the coding sequence ATGCCACGCTACCGCTCTCATACTTCCACCCAAGGCCGCAATATGGCCGGTGCTCGTGCGCTTTGGCGCGCCACCGGCATGAAAGACGATGATTTTAAAAACAAACCGATCATTGCGGTGTGCAACTCCTTTACCCAATTTGTCCCCGGTCACGTTCATCTGAAAGACCTCGGTCAGTTGGTCTGTCGTGAGATTGAAGCGGCGGGTGGGGTGGCGAAAGAGTTCAATACCATCGCCGTGGATGACGGCATCGCCATGGGGCATGACGGCATGTTGTACTCGCTGCCCTCGCGGGAAATCATTGCCGATTCGGTGGAGTACATGGCCAACGCGCACTGTGCTGATGCGCTGGTCTGCATCTCCAACTGCGATAAAATCACCCCAGGCATGTTGAATGCCGCCATGCGGCTGAACATTCCGGCGATTTTTGTCTCCGGTGGGCCGATGGAAGCGGGCAAAGCGGTGATCCATGAGCAGACCATTTCATTGGATCTGGTGGATGCCATGATTGCCGGTGCCAGCCCCAATGTGAGCGATGAGGACGTGGCTACCTTGGAACGTTCTGCTTGCCCCACCTGCGGTTCTTGTTCGGGCATGTTCACCGCCAACTCGATGAACTGCCTCACGGAAGCGTTGGGGTTGTCGTTGCCGGGTAACGGCTCGTTGCTGGCCACCCACGCGGATCGGGAAGAGCTGTTTAAGCGCGCCGGTCGTCGCATTGTCGGTTTGGCAAGACGCTATTACGAAGAAGACGATGAATCGGTCTTGCCGCGTAAGGTTGCTTGCAAGGCGGCGTTTGAAAACGCCATGTGTCTGGACATCGCCATGGGCGGCTCCACCAACACCATTTTGCATCTGTTGGCAGCCGCGGAAGAGGGCGAGGTGGATTTTGATATGAGCGACATTGATCGCCTCTCGCGCAAGGTACCGCAGTTTTGCAAGGTGGCTCCCAGTACGCCTAAATACCACATGGAAGACGTGCATCGTGCCGGTGGTGTGATGGCCATTTTGGGTGAACTGGCGCGCGCCGGTCTGCTGCACACGGAGATCAATACGATTCACGGTTACAGTGTGGCGGAGATGATTGAGCAGTGGGACATCACCGTGAGCAAAGATCCGGCGGTGTTGGATTTTTATCGCGCCGCCCCAGGCGGTGTGCCGACGCAGGTGGCGTTCAGTCAGAACAAACGTTACGCGACGTTGGATGACGACCGTGAAAACGGGTGTGTGCGCAGTTTGGCCAACGCCTACAGTCAGGATGGCGGTTTGGCGGTCTTGAGCGGCAACATTGCGCTGGACGGCTGTGTGGTGAAAACCGCTGGAGTGGACGATTCAATTTTGGTTTTCTCGGGGCCTGCGCGTATTTTTGCCAGCCAAGATACGGCGGTGGAAGCGATTTTGGGCGATAAAATCGTTGCCGGTGACGTGGTGGTGATTCGTTACGAAGGCCCTCGCGGTGGGCCTGGAATGCAGGAGATGCTTTACCCCACCACCTATTTGAAGTCGAAAGATCTGGGTAAAGCTTGTGCGCTGCTCACCGACGGGCGTTTTTCGGGTGGGACTTCGGGGCTGTCTATCGGTCATGTTTCACCGGAAGCGGCGGAAGGCGGTGCGATTGCCTTGATCGAAGAGGGCGATACCATTGAGATCGACATCCCCAATCGTTCTATTAATGTGGCGGTCAGTGATGAGGTACTGATCGAGCGTCGAGCCGTAATGGATGCCAAAGGGACTGAGGGTTGGCAAGCGGGGCCGCGTCCACGCAAAGTGACGGCGGCGTTGAAAGCCTATGCGGCCATGACCACTTCGGCGGCTCGGGGTGCGGTGCGGGATGTGGATCAGTTGTAA
- a CDS encoding rhomboid family intramembrane serine protease: MNNAKPLLYFIALLWLIEIINTLLGHRLNTWGILPRQLAGLPGILLWPLLHGGFFHLISNTVPLLILGYLVSLRGTKNFVHLTLFITLTSGLGVWLFARTAWHVGASGLIFGFFGYLLARGWFERSLKSAAIALLVAVVYGSLIFGVLPRGGQVSWEGHLFGLLAGVLAARYLSNTLKRG; this comes from the coding sequence ATGAACAACGCCAAACCCCTGCTGTACTTTATCGCTCTGCTCTGGCTTATCGAAATCATCAATACCCTGCTCGGTCATCGCCTCAACACTTGGGGCATTTTGCCGCGCCAGTTAGCAGGTCTGCCCGGAATTTTGCTCTGGCCGCTGCTGCACGGCGGCTTTTTTCATCTGATCTCCAATACGGTGCCGCTGCTGATCTTGGGCTATTTGGTTTCCCTACGCGGGACAAAAAATTTCGTTCACCTCACTCTCTTTATTACTCTAACCAGCGGCCTCGGTGTCTGGCTCTTTGCCCGTACCGCGTGGCACGTCGGAGCCAGTGGTTTGATCTTCGGCTTTTTTGGCTACCTGCTCGCCCGAGGCTGGTTTGAACGCAGCCTAAAATCCGCTGCCATCGCCTTGTTGGTGGCCGTTGTGTATGGCAGTTTGATTTTTGGCGTGCTGCCCCGAGGCGGCCAGGTCTCTTGGGAGGGGCATCTGTTTGGTTTGTTGGCTGGCGTTTTGGCGGCTCGTTATTTATCCAACACACTAAAACGGGGCTAA
- a CDS encoding YaiI/YqxD family protein → MQIWVDADACPNVIKEILFRAAERKQVATILVANQYIRTPPSRLIRSIQVSAGIDVADNRIVQEMQAGDLVITADIPLAAEVIENNGTALNPRGQLYTIENIRQRLNMRDFMEEMRGAGLVSGGPPTLNHTDRQTFANALDRFLAKHVPKKPS, encoded by the coding sequence ATGCAGATCTGGGTTGATGCCGATGCCTGTCCCAATGTAATCAAAGAGATCTTGTTTCGTGCCGCCGAGCGCAAGCAAGTGGCGACGATTTTGGTTGCCAACCAATACATCCGCACCCCACCTTCGCGGTTGATTCGCAGCATTCAGGTTTCAGCAGGCATCGACGTCGCGGACAATCGCATCGTGCAAGAGATGCAAGCGGGCGATCTGGTCATCACCGCCGACATTCCACTGGCCGCCGAAGTGATCGAAAATAACGGCACGGCGCTCAACCCGCGCGGCCAGCTCTACACCATCGAGAACATTCGCCAACGGCTCAATATGCGTGATTTTATGGAAGAGATGCGCGGTGCCGGTCTGGTCAGCGGTGGGCCACCCACCCTCAACCACACGGATCGTCAAACCTTTGCCAATGCTTTGGATCGGTTTTTAGCCAAACACGTCCCGAAAAAACCCTCATGA
- a CDS encoding SulP family inorganic anion transporter, translating to MFQLTCPGKGCVRNDLLSGLTVALALVPEAVAFAFVAGVEPLVGLYAAFMVGLITAVIGGRPGMISGATGALAVVMVALVAQHGVEYLFATVVLMGVIQVLAGVLRLGKFIRLVPYPVMLGFVNGLAIVIFLAQLQQFQVADENGVLNWMTGSSLWIMLGLVALTMAIIHFLPRLTKIIPSSLAAIVVVTALVLALDLDARSVQDVLRDMSGDPLASIAGGFPAFHIPSVPFTWETLQIIFPYAIILAAIGLIESLLTLTLIDELTDTRGRGNKECVGQGVANTVTGFFGGMGGCAMIGQSMINIKSGGLGRLSGISAALFLLAFILFASGLIEMIPVAALVGVMFIVVIGTFEWTSFRLFGRVPAADLLVSVMVAAVTVWTDLAVAVVVGVIVSALVFAWQHAKQMSAKSFINSEGSKVYELNGPLFFGSVHAFNELFDPKNDPDDVVVDFYDSRVADHSGLEAIDALAERYIRAGKTLHLKHLSPECRDLLKRAGDLVEVNVIEDPLYHVADDRIA from the coding sequence ATGTTTCAACTGACGTGTCCGGGAAAGGGGTGTGTGCGTAACGATCTGCTGTCGGGTTTGACCGTGGCGTTGGCGCTGGTGCCGGAGGCGGTGGCCTTTGCTTTTGTGGCTGGAGTTGAACCGCTGGTAGGGTTGTATGCGGCCTTTATGGTTGGACTGATTACCGCTGTGATCGGTGGCCGTCCTGGGATGATTTCCGGTGCTACCGGTGCTTTGGCGGTGGTGATGGTGGCGTTGGTGGCGCAGCACGGAGTGGAGTATCTGTTTGCTACCGTGGTGTTGATGGGGGTGATTCAGGTCTTGGCTGGAGTGCTGCGGCTGGGTAAATTTATTCGCTTGGTGCCTTATCCGGTGATGCTCGGGTTTGTGAATGGGCTGGCGATTGTGATCTTTTTGGCGCAGTTGCAGCAGTTTCAGGTGGCCGATGAGAACGGTGTATTGAATTGGATGACCGGTTCCAGCCTCTGGATTATGTTGGGATTGGTGGCGCTGACGATGGCAATCATTCACTTTTTGCCGCGTTTGACCAAAATCATCCCTTCTTCTTTGGCCGCCATTGTGGTGGTGACGGCCTTGGTCTTGGCTCTGGATCTGGATGCCCGCTCGGTGCAGGATGTGTTGCGCGACATGAGCGGCGATCCTTTGGCCTCCATTGCCGGTGGTTTCCCTGCCTTTCATATTCCCAGTGTGCCGTTTACTTGGGAGACGTTGCAGATCATCTTCCCTTACGCGATTATTTTGGCTGCCATCGGCTTGATCGAATCGCTGCTGACCTTAACCCTGATTGATGAGCTAACCGACACCCGTGGTCGTGGCAATAAAGAGTGTGTCGGCCAAGGCGTAGCCAACACGGTAACGGGCTTTTTTGGTGGCATGGGCGGCTGTGCCATGATCGGTCAGTCAATGATCAACATTAAATCCGGTGGTTTGGGTCGTCTGTCGGGCATTTCGGCAGCGTTGTTTCTGCTGGCCTTTATCCTTTTTGCTTCGGGGCTGATTGAGATGATTCCCGTGGCGGCTCTGGTTGGGGTGATGTTCATTGTCGTTATTGGCACCTTTGAGTGGACCAGTTTTCGCCTCTTTGGTCGCGTTCCGGCGGCGGATCTGCTGGTCAGTGTGATGGTGGCGGCAGTGACGGTCTGGACTGATTTGGCTGTTGCGGTGGTGGTAGGGGTGATCGTTTCGGCCTTAGTGTTCGCATGGCAACACGCCAAACAGATGAGCGCCAAGAGTTTTATTAACTCCGAAGGCAGCAAGGTCTATGAGTTGAATGGGCCGCTGTTTTTCGGTTCAGTACACGCTTTTAATGAGCTGTTTGACCCGAAAAATGACCCCGATGATGTGGTGGTGGATTTTTATGATTCACGGGTGGCGGATCACTCCGGTCTAGAGGCGATTGATGCCTTGGCAGAGCGTTATATTCGAGCGGGTAAAACTTTGCATTTAAAACATCTTAGCCCTGAGTGCCGTGATCTGCTTAAGCGGGCGGGGGATTTGGTGGAGGTGAATGTGATCGAAGATCCGCTTTATCATGTGGCGGATGACCGTATTGCTTAG
- a CDS encoding metal ABC transporter permease translates to MSLEGMDFSILGPAFFAGLLVLMTHVPMGQEVLKRGIIFIDLAIAQIAGLGLIAATRFDWQLHGWEVQLLAVSSALLGAALLSWMERRWKKNQEALIGVVFILAATASILLLADNPHGSESLKELLIGQILWIDWPQLWPLALVTAITLIIWYRCQTWISRSGFYFLFAVAVTSSVQLVGVYLVFSSLIIPALGSLVYPPKKALFIGYLIGALGYGLGLLLSALLNLPSGAVIVWMIAVVALAIRFIAPPKLTRIPSKRSKQYGHPPHDKADLRSHSPPPNPPPA, encoded by the coding sequence ATGAGCTTAGAGGGAATGGATTTTAGTATTCTAGGCCCCGCTTTTTTTGCCGGTCTACTGGTATTGATGACCCATGTGCCAATGGGTCAAGAGGTCTTAAAACGAGGCATTATTTTTATTGACCTTGCCATCGCACAAATTGCCGGACTGGGATTAATTGCGGCCACTCGGTTTGATTGGCAGCTGCACGGTTGGGAGGTACAGCTGTTGGCCGTAAGCAGCGCCTTATTAGGAGCGGCCTTGTTAAGCTGGATGGAACGGCGCTGGAAAAAAAACCAAGAAGCGCTGATCGGGGTGGTTTTTATTCTGGCAGCAACGGCCAGCATTTTACTTTTGGCAGACAACCCACACGGCAGCGAATCTCTCAAAGAGCTGTTGATAGGGCAAATTTTATGGATTGATTGGCCACAGCTCTGGCCTCTGGCGCTGGTAACGGCCATTACGCTGATCATTTGGTATCGCTGTCAAACATGGATCTCTCGCTCTGGTTTCTATTTTCTGTTTGCTGTGGCGGTCACCAGCTCAGTGCAATTGGTGGGAGTCTATCTGGTCTTTTCCAGTTTGATTATTCCTGCTTTGGGCAGTCTGGTTTATCCACCGAAAAAAGCGCTGTTTATCGGTTATCTGATCGGTGCATTGGGCTATGGGTTGGGTCTACTGCTCTCTGCTCTTCTGAATCTACCCAGCGGAGCGGTGATTGTCTGGATGATCGCTGTGGTAGCACTCGCCATACGTTTTATTGCACCACCAAAACTCACGCGCATACCATCAAAACGCTCTAAGCAATACGGTCATCCGCCACATGATAAAGCGGATCTTCGATCACATTCACCTCCACCAAATCCCCCGCCCGCTTAA
- a CDS encoding zinc ABC transporter substrate-binding protein: MNIRQHIILFSAVISLFSYSHTVLAKVNLFACEPEWAALAKELGGEQLHIVTATTAKQDPHHIQARPSLIAKIRRADLLVCTGAELEIGWLPLLLRKSSNARIQLGKAGYFMATEQVELLGKPVALDRRMGDVHAAGNPHIQFDPHRIAQVAQALAERLSAIDPSHQNQYKKNLQHFLQHWTSSIKQWERKTKPLRGTSIVVQHQSWIYLEQWLGLTQLATLEPRPGIPPSSVHLSQVLAAMKKKPADFIIYADYQGNKATHWLAEKTNTPTVAIPFSVADGETLSQWYERVINLLLAAKS, from the coding sequence ATGAATATTCGACAACATATTATTTTATTCAGTGCCGTGATAAGCCTATTTTCCTATTCCCATACGGTGTTGGCCAAGGTAAACCTGTTTGCCTGTGAACCGGAATGGGCCGCACTGGCGAAAGAGCTGGGGGGCGAGCAACTGCACATTGTCACAGCAACAACTGCGAAACAAGACCCACATCACATCCAAGCCAGACCCAGCCTGATCGCCAAAATACGACGTGCCGACCTGCTCGTCTGTACCGGTGCTGAATTGGAAATAGGTTGGCTCCCCCTGCTGCTGCGTAAATCGTCCAATGCCCGTATTCAGCTAGGAAAAGCAGGCTACTTTATGGCAACGGAGCAGGTTGAGCTGCTGGGTAAACCAGTCGCTCTGGATCGACGTATGGGCGATGTTCATGCCGCAGGCAACCCTCATATTCAGTTTGACCCGCACCGTATTGCTCAGGTTGCCCAAGCACTGGCAGAACGTCTGAGTGCCATTGACCCGAGCCATCAAAATCAATATAAAAAAAACTTACAGCACTTTTTACAACACTGGACATCCTCCATAAAACAGTGGGAACGTAAAACAAAACCACTGCGAGGCACATCCATTGTGGTTCAGCATCAAAGCTGGATCTATCTGGAACAGTGGCTGGGATTAACTCAACTGGCCACCTTAGAACCCAGACCAGGCATTCCTCCCAGCAGCGTCCACCTCTCTCAGGTACTGGCTGCGATGAAAAAAAAACCAGCAGACTTTATCATTTATGCTGATTATCAAGGGAATAAAGCCACACACTGGCTAGCCGAAAAAACCAACACACCAACAGTGGCAATCCCTTTTAGCGTTGCCGATGGTGAGACCTTAAGCCAATGGTATGAGCGTGTTATCAACCTTTTATTGGCTGCTAAATCATGA
- a CDS encoding L,D-transpeptidase family protein — protein MIFSRLSIYTLVALGALLMSLSARAEQLILPPLGTDLVGSLREVVAQQNESLSDIARRFDLGHNEIDHANPNVDHWLPKAGTEVLLPTRYILPAAPRRGLVLNLPEMRVYYYPKSSASDETAKLITYPVSIGRMDWKTPMGFTRIVKKVKDPAWYPPASIKKEALEKGEPLPDVVPAGPDNPLGQHSLRLSMSGYLMHGTNKPYGVGMRVSHGCLRFYPEDIAELFDLVSVNTRVNIINQPVKAGWFMGMLYLEVHPPLDEDEHIEQTLRHAAMEAINQARLGYEDLGLVSGRAVKRAVTERRGIPVPILKQPL, from the coding sequence ATGATCTTTTCTCGGTTGTCTATTTATACTTTAGTTGCTCTTGGTGCGCTGTTAATGAGTCTGTCGGCTCGGGCTGAACAGTTGATTTTGCCCCCCTTGGGGACGGACTTGGTGGGCAGTTTGCGCGAGGTGGTGGCGCAACAAAATGAGTCACTGTCGGATATTGCGCGCCGTTTTGATCTGGGCCACAACGAAATTGATCATGCCAATCCTAATGTGGATCATTGGTTGCCAAAGGCGGGTACGGAGGTGTTGTTGCCAACCCGTTATATTTTGCCTGCGGCTCCGCGTCGGGGTTTGGTGCTGAATTTGCCGGAGATGCGGGTCTATTATTACCCCAAATCCAGCGCCAGTGACGAGACCGCCAAATTGATTACTTATCCAGTCAGCATTGGCCGCATGGATTGGAAAACCCCAATGGGCTTTACCCGCATTGTGAAAAAGGTTAAAGATCCCGCGTGGTACCCACCAGCCTCGATTAAAAAAGAGGCGTTGGAGAAGGGTGAGCCACTGCCCGATGTGGTGCCAGCAGGGCCGGATAACCCTCTTGGTCAGCACTCACTGCGTTTGAGTATGAGCGGTTATCTGATGCACGGCACCAATAAACCTTATGGGGTTGGGATGCGGGTTAGCCACGGCTGTTTGCGTTTTTACCCAGAAGACATTGCTGAGTTGTTTGATTTGGTGAGTGTGAATACCAGGGTCAATATCATTAATCAACCGGTTAAGGCGGGTTGGTTTATGGGCATGTTGTATCTGGAAGTACATCCACCTTTGGATGAGGATGAGCATATTGAACAGACCTTGCGGCATGCGGCTATGGAGGCGATTAATCAAGCGAGGTTGGGATACGAAGATCTGGGTTTGGTGAGTGGTCGAGCGGTAAAACGAGCAGTAACAGAACGGCGGGGTATCCCAGTGCCAATTCTTAAACAGCCGCTGTGA
- a CDS encoding alanine-zipper protein, producing the protein MKAVTRSMSIAAAVVLTLGLSACGSDGDSLSGLQDEMATVSKTANDAASNAEVARREADEAKRLAKDAWTNSEDAKTMASEAQATANDANARVNSAFKGSMMK; encoded by the coding sequence ATGAAAGCTGTCACTCGTTCTATGTCCATCGCCGCCGCTGTTGTCCTCACCCTGGGCTTAAGCGCTTGCGGTTCCGATGGCGATAGCCTCTCTGGCCTGCAAGATGAAATGGCGACCGTTTCTAAAACCGCTAACGACGCTGCCAGCAACGCTGAAGTTGCTCGCCGTGAAGCAGACGAAGCCAAACGCCTTGCAAAAGACGCTTGGACCAACTCTGAAGACGCCAAAACCATGGCCAGCGAAGCACAAGCCACCGCTAACGATGCCAACGCGCGCGTTAACAGTGCCTTCAAAGGTTCGATGATGAAGTAA